A stretch of DNA from Vallitalea longa:
ATTGAAGAAGTGGATATTGAGTTTGTTGGACCAAATACTGATACGGAGAAGAGATTATCGGAGATTTGGTGTTCAGTTCTTGATATTGATAAAGTAGGGATTAACGAAAGTTTTTTCGATGTTGGTGGAACTTCATTATTGCTAATGGATGTTTTTTCACGTGTAGAAATAATATTCGGACATATAGTGACTATGCCAGATTTATTTACATATCCTACTATATATGAATTGGCAAATTATATTGATAGTAAAATGAGCCAATCTTCTGAACAGATAAAATTGAGATACAATAAGTTGGAAAACAGTTTACAGGGTTCTGGAAATGCAGATAAAGTATCCTTAAGCTTCGATATATCAGGAGAAGTGTTTAATGATACTCATGTCCTATGCCAAAGATATAATCTTAACATTGAAGAACTGATGTTACAATTATTCACTTATACGATTGCTTTGACCTTTGATATGAATGAAATAGGGATTTATTCTAAATTCTCATCAGATGCCAGACTAGATGCGCATCTTGTTGATATAGGAGTAATTGATGATATTACAGAACTTGTAGACCATTTAACACATAGGTTTATCAATAATAATAAACATGATGTATACGACATTGTTGATATCAATAATATAAGAGCAACAAGTGATGAAGGGATTTTGATTCTTGCATATCTGAAAGACCAAATAGATGAATATGACGAATTATTGGACAAATTTGACTTGAGATTAGGGTTACAAGTGTTTGATAATGCTTTAAGCTTTACATGTTATTTTGATACATGGAAAATTGGTGATACAGTTGCTGAAGAACTCGCTAACCGATTTGCGAAACTAATAAACATAGTTGTAACAAGATCATGCGCATGAAATTATAACTGATAATGCTACATACTTGAAATAATTTATTACAATAATGAGATCGTGTAGGGAGATTACAAATGAATGATATTAACAAAAAATTGAAAAGCATTATTGATCTTAGTGATGATAAATTAAATATCCAAGTGAATAGAAATAATGAGAATGATATTGCAATTATTGGAATGGCAGCTAAACTGCCAAAAGCTGAGAATATAGATGAATTCTGGAATGTTTTGAAATCTGGTAAATCTTGTGTTGGACCACTTCCAACAGAAAGAGAAGAGGATATTAGAAAATATCTTAGATTTAAGGGTAATTCATTAGATTTAAGTAAGGGTAGAGCAGCATTCCTTAAGGAAATTGATAAATTCGATAACACTTTTTTTGGAATTTCTCCAAAAGAAGCAGAAGTAATGAGTCCAAATCAAAGGTTATTACTAGAAACAGCTTGGCAAGCCATTGAAGATTCTGGGTATGGAGAATATGGTATAAGAGGTACTAAAACAGGTGTATATGTTGGATATGCTGATACATTGGATTACAAGCAAATGGTTTCAGAATTACAGCCTGAAGATATGGCAATTGCCCTAAATGGAAATTTAGCACCGGTTATTGCAAGTAGAATTTCTTACTTGCTAGATCTTAAAGGACCAAGTATGATTCTTAATTCCTTATGCTCTTCTTCACTGGTATCGGTGCATTTAGCATGTCAGGCAATAAATAATAATGATTGCAAAATGGCTTTAGTAGGTGGAGTAAAAACGTATATTTTACCTAACAAAGATGCAAATGTCGGTATAGAAGCTGAAGATGGTATTACACGTTCTTTTGACAATAATTCCACTGGAATAGGCGGTGGAGAAGGTACAATAGTCATATTGTTAAAAAAACTTAGTGAAGCTATAAGAGATAATGATAATATACACGCAATTATTAAAGGGAGTGCGATCAATCAAGATGGTAGATCAATTAGTATGTCTTCACCAAATCCAGAAGCGCAGAAAGATGTAATAGTTGAAGCATGGAAGAGAGCTAAAATCAATCCTAATACAATTTCATATATAGAAGCTCATGGTACAGGAACCAAGTTAGGGGATCCTATTGAAATTGATGGCATTAATAAGAGTTTTTCTAAATTTACAGATAGAAAACAGTTCTGTGCTGTGGGTTCTGTGAAGAGTAATATTGGACATTTAGATAGTGCTGCTGGTTTGGCCGGTTTGTTAAAAGCGGTCTTAGCAATAAAACATTCCCAGATACCACCTACTATTAATTTTGAGGAACCCAACATTAATATTCGTTTTCATGAATCAGCAGTATATGTGAATGATATATTGAGAGAATGGAACGATAATAGTATTAAAAGGTGTGGTGTAAGTTCCTTCGGATTTAGTGGTACCAACTGTCATTTGGTTTTGGAACAGCCACCTGTGACAGTTGATGCTAAGGGGAATATTGATGTCTGTAAAGATAAGATACTGAAAATATCTGCCAAGAATATAGAATCATTAAGTAAGCTTGCTCATGATTATTTAAAGTATCTAATAGCTATTGAAGACAGTGAATTAGATAATTTCTGCTATGTTGCTAACACAGGTAGAGGTGACTATGAATATAGAGTAATTATAATTGGAAAGCGACCAACAGATTTTGTTGCCAAGATTTGCAAATTGATAGACAATGATTTTAATGCTTTAGATATTGATGATGTATATACTACAGAAAATCTATGCAATTCATATGAAAAGTGCTATCAAACTAAAGAATTCAATAAGAAGAGAGTATATAAGCCAAATGAAGTCAACCAAGAAATGGAAAGATTCATTAAGAGTGAAGTATCATTAAGTGAAATAATCAACCGTGTACAGGAAGCTTATATTTTGAATAATGATATCCAATGGGAGTTATTATATGATCGGACACGATATAGAAAAATAAGTATACCCACATATCCTTTTCAGAAGAAAAGATGTTGGCTAACTATACCTGAAACACCTATTGCAGATACAAATACCGAACATAACTATTATAACATTATATGGAAAAAGAGTGAGAAGCCAGAGAAAAATGATATAAGTCAGATTAATTGTGTAGTCATTTTCAGTGATAGTACTGGCAAGTCTCAATCGGTAGCAAACAAATTAAGAAATAATGATATAGATGTCATTGAAGTCAGTATAGGTGATGCGTATCATGAAGATAATGATACATATATCATAAGGAATATACAAGAAGATTATAATCTTCTATTTGCAAATTTAATAGAGAAAAAGATTTCTCATATAATACATATGTGTTCAATAGAGAATATGGTAGTCTCTGATATGGATAGCTTTAATCATAAGCAAGAAATAGGTATGTATAGTCTTTATCATATTGCTAAAGCTACAATAAAATATGAGTACAACAACTTGAAGTTTTTAATTGTTTCTCAAAATGTCAATAAAGTTGATAATCAGGAGATAGTTAATCCTCATGATTCAACTTTGTTTGGCTTGGGTAAATCTCTCATTTGGGAGGAATTGAATAACTCATATAAATTATTGGATATCGATGATAAAAGTGATATTGGTAATATTGTTTTTATAGAATTATGTAGTATGAATAAGACAGATAATATTACGTACAGGAGTAATTATAGATTCGTATGTGAACTACAAGAGAGTAATATAAACAATAGTGAAATAACAGATATAAAAATAGTAAAAGATGGATTATATATTATTACAGGTGGATTAGGAGGATTGGGACTAGAGGTAGGGAAGTATTTGGCTTCTCAAAATTCTGTACACATAGTTTTAATTAGTCGTACCCAGTTACCACCTAGAACTGAGTGGAGTAGCATAATCAGCAAAGGTGAAGATACAAAAATATGCAATATTATGGAGACAATTCTAAAGATTGAGGAAAAGGGTAGCGTTGTATCATGTATTAGTGCAGATGTATCGGATAATATAACTATTAAAAAGGTATTTGCAGATTTACGAAAGACTAACAGGAAAATTTCAGGAGTTATTCATGCAGCAGGTGTAGGAGTCGGTATGAGTGGTATACCCATAGCTCAAGACAGTAAAAGAATCTTTGAAGAGGTGTGTAAGCCAAAAGTTCAAGGGACATGGATATTGCATAATATTACTCTTGAAGATGATTTGGATTTCTTTATAGTATTTTCATCTCCAATAACAATTATTGGTGGAAAAGGGTCTGGGAGTTATACTGCATCAAATGCATTTTTAGATTCTTTTGTAGAATATAGAAACATGCTCAATTTAAGAACGATAGGTATGAGCTGGGCGCCTTGGGAGCAAACATTGATTGATAATGGAAATGATGATGGTTCTACAGACTTTATATTTAAACCATTAAGTACAAATAAGCTAATTGAGGGATTTGATTTGCTATTAAAGAAAACAAGCTCTGTTACTATTGTAGGTCAAATCAATTATGATAGCCAAATATATGCTCTTGAGGATTTTTTGCCAATAAAATTCTCGGATAGTATCTTAAAAAATATTAAGGAC
This window harbors:
- a CDS encoding condensation domain-containing protein, with translation MNDINKKLKSIIDLSDDKLNIQVNRNNENDIAIIGMAAKLPKAENIDEFWNVLKSGKSCVGPLPTEREEDIRKYLRFKGNSLDLSKGRAAFLKEIDKFDNTFFGISPKEAEVMSPNQRLLLETAWQAIEDSGYGEYGIRGTKTGVYVGYADTLDYKQMVSELQPEDMAIALNGNLAPVIASRISYLLDLKGPSMILNSLCSSSLVSVHLACQAINNNDCKMALVGGVKTYILPNKDANVGIEAEDGITRSFDNNSTGIGGGEGTIVILLKKLSEAIRDNDNIHAIIKGSAINQDGRSISMSSPNPEAQKDVIVEAWKRAKINPNTISYIEAHGTGTKLGDPIEIDGINKSFSKFTDRKQFCAVGSVKSNIGHLDSAAGLAGLLKAVLAIKHSQIPPTINFEEPNINIRFHESAVYVNDILREWNDNSIKRCGVSSFGFSGTNCHLVLEQPPVTVDAKGNIDVCKDKILKISAKNIESLSKLAHDYLKYLIAIEDSELDNFCYVANTGRGDYEYRVIIIGKRPTDFVAKICKLIDNDFNALDIDDVYTTENLCNSYEKCYQTKEFNKKRVYKPNEVNQEMERFIKSEVSLSEIINRVQEAYILNNDIQWELLYDRTRYRKISIPTYPFQKKRCWLTIPETPIADTNTEHNYYNIIWKKSEKPEKNDISQINCVVIFSDSTGKSQSVANKLRNNDIDVIEVSIGDAYHEDNDTYIIRNIQEDYNLLFANLIEKKISHIIHMCSIENMVVSDMDSFNHKQEIGMYSLYHIAKATIKYEYNNLKFLIVSQNVNKVDNQEIVNPHDSTLFGLGKSLIWEELNNSYKLLDIDDKSDIGNIVFIELCSMNKTDNITYRSNYRFVCELQESNINNSEITDIKIVKDGLYIITGGLGGLGLEVGKYLASQNSVHIVLISRTQLPPRTEWSSIISKGEDTKICNIMETILKIEEKGSVVSCISADVSDNITIKKVFADLRKTNRKISGVIHAAGVGVGMSGIPIAQDSKRIFEEVCKPKVQGTWILHNITLEDDLDFFIVFSSPITIIGGKGSGSYTASNAFLDSFVEYRNMLNLRTIGMSWAPWEQTLIDNGNDDGSTDFIFKPLSTNKLIEGFDLLLKKTSSVTIVGQINYDSQIYALEDFLPIKFSDSILKNIKDDRKHFHTDSESLSNEESIKVVGRDSNDFSEMEITVARIIASALGYEEINIHDNFFELGGDSIIAIKVINKINNVTEYNISIADLLKNPSVEMLVDNFIENDNPIHEKNIHEMVGERDKINTVSSVQKRVYLANKFDENITNYNMSGALEIIGSVDKDKINRVFKKLINRHDILRTSFKEKGSDILQVVHSQVDFEIESIGDISYAELDSTINGFIKSFDLKEAPLLRVGIVECDMERNFLLIDMHHIISDGVSSSILVNEFLNLYNDEKLQPLHYQYMDYIEFQKEFKKSSLYEEQNKYWINKFSGKIPVLNIPTDYPIPNILSYEGNVFSFNIDQAFVDKIRKYAIKNNTTTYVILLSVYKIMLHKYTGQTDIVVGSPFHGRPNDNFSNVLGMFANTLIMRSNPKGSKKVQQFISEVRDDVLKAFQYWNWNFEELLEDLNIQRDLSRNPIFDTIFTLHNSPYNHLNSSTIKIRNYDFQRYDTMFFISLIGTHDQNSIDFNFEYSTRLFKETTIERMAEHYKNILYRVVEDKNISIDEIDMSTKKERQIITNSNKTDLKYNRNTTIQEMFSNIVLKYRDNSALSFKDSRMSYQQLEESSNALARTIRKQGIGTDDIVAIMVEPSMDMIIGMLGILKAGGAYLPIDPAYPIERIKYVLEDSKAKCLLTKRKYADKAKENIRILFLEEEKAYDEDISGIRNVNSPSNLAYVIYTSGSTGKPKGVMIEHRNVINLTKGMQEEIDFSEGK